GATTCCATCTTTCCCCGCTGCGAAGTGCGTATCAAGGTGAACACCATTATCCGTCATACCGAGATGAGGACCCGTTCCTTGCGATCGTCAGGAGAGGGAAAGGAATAGGAAAGGAGGGATTTCATGCGGGAGATCAGAATAGGATCCATACATTTTTTTTCGCTTGTTCTCATGTTTGAATTGGGGACGGCTCTGGTGGTTAATGTTGGAATGGAAGCCGGCAGAGACGCCTGGATAGCCATCTTCCTGGGCTGCTTGGTTGGTATGCTCATCTATACCGGTTACAATTATCTGTTCAAGCTGTATCCCGATCTGCCGTTATCCGGCTATGTGCGGGCGATTCTCGGCAAACCGCTTGGGGCGTTCGTGGTCATTCTTTATGCGGTTATCTTTTTGAATGGAGCCGGCCGTGATTTGCGGGATGGCAGCGCTCTGCTGGTCATGGCCGCCTTGAACCGAACGCCGATCATTATCGTTGCCGCGATGATGATTTTGTCTTGCGGATACGTGTTGCATAAAGGATTGGAGGTGCTGGCCCGGACCTCGTTTATTATTATGATCGGTGTGCTGATGATCGGCGGGGTTATTACGCTGCTAATGCTTTTTTCGGGGGAAATGGAATGGTCGCGCTTGCAGCCGATGCTGGGGGATGGAATCAAACCGGTGGCCCTTTCGGTGATCCGTTCGAATTATATGTTTCCGTTCGGCGAAGTCTTCTGTTTCATGATGCTGATGCCTTATATCGGCGACAAAAAAAGAGCGGTTTGGGTTGTGCCTTCCGCAATCCTGGCAGCCGGATTGATTATCAGCTACACGGCACTAGTCAATATTACAGTGCTGGGCAGCGACATGGTGGAGCGTTCTCCGTTTCCTCTGCTATCCACCGTAAGTAAAGCGGCGTTGTCCGATTTTATCCAGCGATTGGACGTTTTGGTGGTAATGCTGCTGATTATCGGCGTTTTTTTCAAAGTAGCCGTTTACTACGGTGCGGCGGTGATCGCCATCTCGGATCTGTTCAATCTCCCTTACCGGACAATGATTATTCCTTCTGCGATCATTATTTTATTCTCCGGTATGCTGGACGCGCGCAGTTTTGTGGAGCATCTGGAGGAAGGCGGGGAAATGCTTACCTTCATATATCCCGTCTTTACTATTGTCATTCCGACCATCCTGATCATTGTCGCCGCCTTTAGGAATTATCGTTCGGGTTCCCGCCCGGGCTGACGCCCGGTAATCCAATGGATAAGATCCGGAATAAAAAGGCTTGCGGCCAGGGTAATCATCAGTATTTTTTCGGCTTGGGTATTAATAATGAAAGGGAACAGGGTGTAAATATTGGTAAGGCCGTACCCGAACATCAAGTCCACAAAATACAACAACAAAATGGTGAGGGTGCCAAACAGTACAATCGCGACGTATTTCTTCAGCAGCATCTTTCTTATTCGTTTTTTCACGGTTTCAGCTCCTTTTCCTTATCCGTTATTATGGGGCGGGAAGCCTTTCGTCATGCGCTTTGTGTCGAATCTTGCAGATGCGTTTGGATGGAAAGCTTATCTTTCCTCACGATTTATGTTACATTAGTATGAAACTAATGTCAGGGGAGGGGCTGCTCTGTGAAGCCGGATTTGCGGTCTGCCTGGGCGAGCAAGGTGCTGGTCGGCGATGGGGCGATGGGAACCTTTTTATATCAGAAAGGGTTTCCTGTCGGCATATCTTATGAAGAATTGAATCTGACCTCGCCCGAGGTTATTGAAGAGGTACACCGCAGTTATATTGAGGCGGGTGCGGAACTGCTGGAGAGCAATACGTATTCGGCCAATTACGATAAGCTGTCCAAGTTCGGTCTGGAATCCAAAGTGGAGGAGATTAACCGCGCAGGCATTCGGATTGCCAGACAAGCCGCCGGCAGCGGCGGATATGTCGTGGGCGCCGTAGGCTCGATCCGTGCCGGTAAGCGCGCCAGCCTGTCGGCCTCCGAGCTCAAAAAATATTTCGGTCAGCAGATCGGAGCAATGCTGGAAGAAGATGTGGACGGCATCATTCTGGAAACGTTCTACGACCTTGAGGAACTGCATCTTGCGCTCAGAACCGCGCGCAAGCTAAGCAATCTGCCCGTCATCTGCCAGTTTGCTGTCGACGAAACGGCGATGACAATGGACGGGCTGACGCTTCCGGAGGCATTCCGCATTCTGGAAGAGGACGGCGCGGATATTATCGGCTTTAACTGCCGTACCGGTCCAATCGGCATCAAAAGAGCGCTCGGCACCCTCCAGGGCAGCCTGACGCTGCCTGTGTCGGTATATCCGAACGCGGGACTGGCCGATTACGTGGACGGCCATTACAAGTACGGCGCTTCGCCTGAATATTTCGGCCAGATGGCTAGAGACTTTGCCGACATGGGAAGCCGGATTATCGGCGGCTGCTGCGGAACGACGCCTCATCATATCGCCGAAATCTCGGCGGCGCTGAAAGGATATGAGCCTCTTCCGCTGCCGGGGCCGGCGCCTAAAGAGAAGATTAGCGTCCGCTTGCAGGAGAGCCTTGCAGACGATTCGGCGGCAGACGGCAGAGAACCGAACCTTATTGATATCGTCAAGGAACGCCATGCCGTAATCGTTGAGCTGGACCCGCCGCGGGATCTTGATATCTCAAAGTTTATGGCGGGAGCGGAGGCGCTGCGCCGCGCAGGAGCGGACGCGCTGACGCTCGCCGACAATTCGCTGGCCGTATGCCGCATGAGCAATATGGCGCTCGGTTCTCTGGTTCAGCAGAGGACGGGCCTGCGTCCGCTCGTGCATATTGCCTGCAGGGACCGTAACCTGATCGGAACACAGTCACACCTGATGGGTCTCGATGCGCTTGATATCGACCATGTGCTGGCCGTGACGGGCGATCCGGCCCGGTTCGGCGATCTCCCGGGTTCAAGCTCGGTTTACGATCTAACGT
This region of Paenibacillus sp. URB8-2 genomic DNA includes:
- a CDS encoding GerAB/ArcD/ProY family transporter, translated to MREIRIGSIHFFSLVLMFELGTALVVNVGMEAGRDAWIAIFLGCLVGMLIYTGYNYLFKLYPDLPLSGYVRAILGKPLGAFVVILYAVIFLNGAGRDLRDGSALLVMAALNRTPIIIVAAMMILSCGYVLHKGLEVLARTSFIIMIGVLMIGGVITLLMLFSGEMEWSRLQPMLGDGIKPVALSVIRSNYMFPFGEVFCFMMLMPYIGDKKRAVWVVPSAILAAGLIISYTALVNITVLGSDMVERSPFPLLSTVSKAALSDFIQRLDVLVVMLLIIGVFFKVAVYYGAAVIAISDLFNLPYRTMIIPSAIIILFSGMLDARSFVEHLEEGGEMLTFIYPVFTIVIPTILIIVAAFRNYRSGSRPG
- a CDS encoding bifunctional homocysteine S-methyltransferase/methylenetetrahydrofolate reductase, which codes for MKPDLRSAWASKVLVGDGAMGTFLYQKGFPVGISYEELNLTSPEVIEEVHRSYIEAGAELLESNTYSANYDKLSKFGLESKVEEINRAGIRIARQAAGSGGYVVGAVGSIRAGKRASLSASELKKYFGQQIGAMLEEDVDGIILETFYDLEELHLALRTARKLSNLPVICQFAVDETAMTMDGLTLPEAFRILEEDGADIIGFNCRTGPIGIKRALGTLQGSLTLPVSVYPNAGLADYVDGHYKYGASPEYFGQMARDFADMGSRIIGGCCGTTPHHIAEISAALKGYEPLPLPGPAPKEKISVRLQESLADDSAADGREPNLIDIVKERHAVIVELDPPRDLDISKFMAGAEALRRAGADALTLADNSLAVCRMSNMALGSLVQQRTGLRPLVHIACRDRNLIGTQSHLMGLDALDIDHVLAVTGDPARFGDLPGSSSVYDLTSFEIIRMIKQLNDGIAFSGKPLKQKANFIIGAAFNPNVKHLGKAVERLEKKIAFGADYIMTQPVYDRELIHKIADATAHLNIPIFIGIMPLASGRNAEYLHNEVPGIQLSEEVLGRMKGLQGEVGRAEGVAIAKELLDAATERFNGIYLMTPFMFYDMSAQLLNHVWAKSGRQLSPLFR